The proteins below are encoded in one region of Tomitella fengzijianii:
- a CDS encoding polysaccharide deacetylase family protein has protein sequence MRRRPGGTEYVAIAAVVFVVTALIGVLEWQSTGNSNAAGAGDLQHPANAAEPAEVPALPAPPPSNVPMTRLAPGEKPPQFVLFSFDGVGVTPNWDMFLDAARASGARFTALMTGLYFLTDDNAFHYQGPGHDPGEAAVAFGGTPGEVLEQVRYLNETWLGGHEMGTHYVGHFCAGGGYNGDRWNTADWNVELDEFFTLMANWKPNNGLEGAPEELLFGPEEVRGGRTQCLEGRIDELIPAWKAHGMTWDSSMPSPSTGISWPYEVEGVWEFPIPNVYSPPLGKTQTALDYNFWYTFNRARDEPGTAPEVRRIVKDTYMYMYDQARGGNRAPLVIANHFNQWNGNAFNPATADFMREVCDDGGTICATYSDVVEWMEMQDPSVLAHWQEMPPVATGPHT, from the coding sequence ATGCGTCGGCGGCCCGGCGGAACCGAATACGTCGCCATCGCCGCAGTGGTCTTCGTGGTGACCGCGCTGATCGGCGTCCTCGAGTGGCAGAGCACCGGCAACAGCAATGCGGCGGGAGCCGGAGACCTCCAGCACCCCGCCAACGCCGCCGAACCCGCCGAGGTCCCGGCGCTCCCCGCGCCGCCCCCCTCCAACGTCCCGATGACGCGTCTCGCCCCCGGGGAGAAGCCCCCGCAATTCGTCCTGTTCTCCTTCGACGGCGTCGGGGTCACTCCCAACTGGGACATGTTCCTCGACGCCGCCCGCGCCTCAGGCGCCCGTTTCACCGCGCTGATGACCGGGCTGTACTTCCTCACCGACGACAACGCATTCCATTACCAGGGGCCGGGGCACGACCCCGGGGAAGCGGCGGTGGCCTTCGGCGGCACCCCGGGCGAGGTCCTCGAACAGGTTCGCTACCTCAACGAGACCTGGCTCGGCGGCCACGAGATGGGCACTCACTACGTGGGACATTTCTGCGCGGGCGGCGGCTACAACGGCGACCGCTGGAACACCGCCGACTGGAACGTCGAACTGGACGAGTTCTTCACGCTCATGGCGAACTGGAAGCCGAACAACGGCCTCGAGGGCGCGCCGGAGGAACTGCTCTTCGGCCCCGAAGAGGTCCGCGGCGGCCGCACCCAGTGCCTGGAAGGCCGGATCGACGAGCTGATCCCCGCGTGGAAGGCGCACGGAATGACGTGGGATTCGTCCATGCCGTCGCCGAGCACCGGCATCTCGTGGCCCTACGAAGTCGAGGGCGTCTGGGAGTTCCCCATCCCCAACGTGTACTCGCCGCCGCTCGGAAAGACCCAGACCGCACTGGATTACAACTTCTGGTACACCTTCAACCGCGCACGTGACGAGCCGGGCACCGCCCCGGAGGTGCGCCGGATCGTCAAGGACACCTATATGTACATGTACGACCAGGCCAGGGGCGGCAACCGTGCGCCGCTCGTCATCGCCAACCACTTCAACCAATGGAACGGCAACGCGTTCAACCCGGCGACCGCCGACTTCATGCGGGAAGTATGCGACGACGGCGGCACCATCTGCGCGACTTACTCCGACGTCGTCGAATGGATGGAGATGCAGGACCCGTCGGTCCTCGCCCACTGGCAGGAGATGCCTCCCGTGGCCACCGGCCCGCACACCTGA
- a CDS encoding adenylate/guanylate cyclase domain-containing protein: MVLAPSTRPRAVLAALVVGTTASNLAGAIFLYLLMRYALSPAVNDFAAGHLPQFLGVVAASAVLLIVGTLWIAWPVIRWQRAAPGVGGRPAQSAVRRRVIRMPIAQAILVGALWVVCGVPVVWEGTRISAGMGSVVTLAVILGGIASAALTYFEAERFLRPATTALLDGTILAQVFTPGVRQRILTAWLLGTGIPVLGILMVAADVGLADDVGRPADIRPAVITLSVAGLVLGAFTTWLAAGAVGDPIRALQRGMQQVRRGDLTAQVTVYDTTELGELQMGFNGMVAGLAERRRLREMFGRFVGEDVARRALERGTDLGGEEHQVAVLFVDLVGSTTITDRSGPREVVGMLNEFFDAVIRVVDAHGGFVNKFQGDATLAVFGAPIDHGDSCSSALAAARELRPILTGIVGRSGMGIGVSAGTAVAGHVGGADRMEYTVIGTPVNEAARLTELAKNEPTRTLASSTVWDAASADERARWRAGDAVLLRGRTETTRLMRPEE, encoded by the coding sequence ATGGTCCTCGCACCGTCGACGCGCCCGCGCGCAGTGCTGGCCGCGCTCGTCGTCGGCACGACGGCGTCGAACCTCGCGGGCGCGATCTTCCTGTACCTGCTCATGCGATACGCACTCTCGCCCGCGGTGAACGACTTCGCCGCCGGTCATCTCCCTCAGTTCCTCGGGGTGGTAGCGGCTTCCGCGGTCCTGCTGATCGTCGGAACGCTGTGGATCGCATGGCCGGTGATCCGGTGGCAGCGCGCCGCCCCGGGCGTCGGCGGGCGCCCCGCGCAGAGTGCGGTGCGCCGTCGGGTCATCCGCATGCCCATCGCGCAGGCGATACTGGTGGGCGCGCTGTGGGTGGTGTGCGGGGTGCCGGTCGTCTGGGAGGGCACGAGGATCTCCGCGGGGATGGGCAGCGTTGTCACGCTCGCAGTCATCCTGGGCGGGATCGCCAGCGCCGCGCTCACGTACTTCGAGGCCGAGCGGTTCCTTCGACCCGCCACCACCGCACTCCTCGACGGCACGATCCTCGCGCAGGTCTTCACGCCCGGCGTGCGCCAGCGCATCCTCACGGCCTGGCTGCTGGGCACCGGGATCCCAGTACTGGGGATCCTCATGGTCGCCGCGGATGTCGGCCTTGCGGACGACGTGGGCCGGCCCGCGGACATCCGCCCCGCCGTGATCACTCTGAGCGTCGCGGGCCTGGTCCTGGGCGCGTTCACCACGTGGCTGGCCGCGGGCGCCGTCGGCGATCCGATCCGCGCGCTCCAGCGCGGCATGCAGCAGGTCAGAAGAGGCGACCTCACCGCGCAGGTCACCGTGTACGACACCACCGAGCTGGGCGAACTGCAGATGGGTTTCAACGGGATGGTCGCGGGGCTCGCGGAACGACGGCGGCTGCGCGAGATGTTCGGCCGGTTCGTCGGCGAGGACGTGGCCCGCCGGGCTCTCGAGCGCGGCACGGATCTCGGCGGCGAGGAACATCAGGTGGCCGTGCTGTTCGTGGACCTCGTCGGGTCGACCACGATCACCGACCGGTCCGGCCCCAGGGAGGTCGTCGGGATGCTCAACGAGTTCTTCGACGCCGTCATCAGGGTCGTCGACGCGCACGGCGGATTCGTCAACAAGTTCCAGGGCGACGCGACGCTCGCGGTGTTCGGCGCGCCCATCGACCACGGCGACTCCTGCTCGTCCGCCCTCGCCGCGGCCCGCGAACTGCGCCCCATCCTGACCGGCATCGTTGGCCGGAGCGGGATGGGCATCGGCGTTTCCGCGGGCACGGCGGTGGCCGGACACGTCGGCGGTGCGGACCGGATGGAGTACACCGTGATCGGAACGCCGGTCAACGAGGCCGCACGTCTCACGGAGCTGGCGAAGAACGAGCCGACGCGGACGCTGGCGTCGTCCACCGTGTGGGACGCCGCGTCCGCCGACGAGCGGGCGCGATGGCGCGCGGGCGACGCGGTACTCCTGCGCGGTCGCACCGAGACGACACGGCTGATGCGACCGGAGGAATGA